CGACCTGGCCGACATCCACGAGCCTATCGTGGCCTGCCCGAACGATCCGGACGATGTGAAAACCCTGAGCGATGTGGCAGGCGCCGCCATCGACGAAGTGTTCATCGGCAGCTGCATGACCAACATCGGCCATTTCCGCGCGGCTTCCAAGCTGCTCGAAGGCAAGCGCGACATTCCGGTCAAGCTGTGGATGGCGCCACCGACCAAGATGGACGCCAAGCAGTTGAGCGAAGAAGGTCATTACGGCGTTCTGGGCTCGGCTGGCGCCCGCATGGAAATGCCGGGCTGCTCGCTGTGCATGGGCAATCAGGCCCAGGTCAAAGAAGGCGCGACCGTGTTCTCGACCTCGACGCGCAACTTCCCGAACCGCCTGGGCAAGAACTCGTTTGTCTATCTGGGTTCCGCCGAACTGGCCGCCATCTGCTCCAAGCTGGGCCGGATTCCGACCAAGGCCGAGTACATGGCCGACATGACCGTGCTGACGGCTGCCAGCGACAAGGTGTACCAGTACCTGAACTTTGACCAGGTCAAGGATTACACCGACATGGCCGATACGGTCAAGGACAGCGTGGCTGCATAAGCGCTTCGCCTTTCAATAAAAAAAGCGGCTTTCGGGCTGCTTTTTTTATGTTTGTTGCTATTTATTTGATAGCTACTTGCGCCCGTCTGTAAAGCGCAAATGGACTTTTATGCTTGAAGTTTGGCGCTGGAGAAGGGCCAGTCCTGGGCGGTTTGGCAAAGCCCGGCCTTGACCGGATTTTCGTGAATGTAGTGGATGACGGACTGCAGGTGCCGTTCATGGCGAATGTAGCGGTCCCAATAGTCCCGCATCCAGAAAGCATGGCCGGGGACGCCGAGCCCCAGCTCGGCATTGTGCAAAAGCGCCCAGCGCCCGGTATAGGATTTCCAGGACTGCACGATCTTGGGAAGTGACGTTGTGGGCTCAATCAGGACATGGACATGGTTGGGCATGATGCACCAGGCGATGAGCCGATAACGCTCGCCGTCGAACTTCTGCAGGGTGTCCTGCATGACCGCAGCCACCCGTGGATGGCGCAGCGCGCAGCATCCCATCCCGGCATCCATCCATTCTTCGATTTTTCTGCGCTGCTCGACACCCTGGGACGATAACGGCAGGAGGGCGATTTCCTGCGTCAGTTGCCTGAGCTTGTCCTGCGGTAGCGCATCCGTCAGGCGAAAGGTGATTGACTGCAAAATCTGGCTTGCATCGCAGTGCGGCAGATAGCCACGCGAGTACCAGCCCTTGAGTCCGGGCGTGGAAACCCCGGGAACGCCGGGAACGCCGAGCCCCAGCTCGGCACTGTCACCAAGGCAGCCGAGCTGGGGCTCGGCGTTCCCGGCGTTCATGCAAACAGCCGTGCCAGCAGCGCCCCGTCGGCCGGGGCCTCCAGAGGAATCCGCACCCGCAGCGGACTGCCCGAGGCCACGCTGATTTCTTCGCCGTCCAGGTTTTTCATGGCGGTGACCTGCACGCTGCGATTGCCGTCCGGGTGAATCACTTCCAGCCAGTCGCCGACCTGGAAACGGTTCTTGGTTTCCACTTCCGCCCAGCCGTCCTGCATCGCCTTGACTTCGCCGGCAAACTGGCTGCGGCGCATTTCAGAACTGCCGGTTTCGTAATTCTGGTAGTCCTGTGCCGGGCGCCGCTCCAGAAAACCGCTGGTGTAGCCGCGATTGGCCAGGCCTTCGAGTTCGGTGATCAAGGCCGGGTTGAACGGCCGGCCGGCCACGGCGTCGTCGATGGCGCGGCGGTACACCTGCGCGGTGCGCGAAACGTAATAGCCGCTCTTGGTGCGGCCCTCGATCTTCAGCGAATCGACGCCGATTTTCACCAGCCGGGCTACATGCTCGACGGCGCGCAGATCCTTGCTGTTCATGATGTAGGTGCCGTGCTCGTCTTCCATGATGGGCATGAGCTGGCCGGGGCGCTCTTTTTCTTCGAGCAGATAGACGCCATCGGCCAGCGGGTGGCGCGCACCGCTGCCGCAGCTTGAAAACGACTGCTCGGCTTCCTGCTGCGCCTCGGCAAAATCGAAGTCGCCTTCCAGTTTGAGTGGCAGCACCTCGCCCGAATCGGTCTGGTCGGTGCCGGCCTCGGGCGTGTAGTTCCAGCGGCAGGCGTTGGTGCAGGTGCCCTGGTTGGAGTCGCGGCGGTTGAAATAGCCTGACAGCAGGCAGCGGCCCGAATACGCCATGCACAGCGCGCCATGCACGAACACTTCGAGTTCGATGTCGGGGCATTCCTGGCGGATTTTCTCGATCTCGTCCAGGCTCAGTTCGCGCGACAAAATGATGCGCGCCACGCCCACCTTTTGCCAGAACTTCACGGCCGCCCAGTTCATGGTGTTGGCCTGAACCGAGAGGTGAATCGCCACCTCTGGCCATTGTTCGCGCACCATCATGATCAGGCCGGGGTCGGCCATGATCAGGGCGTCGGGTTTCATGGCAATCACCGGCGCTATGTCGCGCAGGTAGGTGCGCACCTTGTCGTTGTGCGGCAGCAGGTTGCTGGTGACAAAAAACTTCTTGCCGCGCGCGTGGGCCTCTTCAATGCCTGTCTGGATCTGTTCCAGACGAAACTCATTGTTGCGCGCGCGCAGGGAGTAGCGTGGCTGGCCGGCATAGACTGCATCGGCGCCAAAGTCGTAGGCGGCGCGCATTTTGTCGAGCGAGCCGGCGGGGAGGAGTAATTCGGGGGTCTTGAGCGTCATGCCGTGATTGTCCAGGCCTCGGGCTGAAAAGCACTTGCGCCCCGTCAATCATCGCGCTGTCCTATTCCTGATTGGCCCGCCGCCTGCCAGAATACGAGTTGCTGATTTATCAAAAAAGGAGTCCGCCATGGCCGATACACCCCTCAACGCCAGCCCTGTTTCGAAGGCTTCCCACGCGTTCGCATCCACCTTCCAGACCTTCCAGACGGCCTCTGGCAAGATCGGAAAGCTCTACTCCCTCCCGGCGCTGGCCGAGCAGTTCCCCATGGTCAAGCGCCTGCCGGTGTCCATTCGCATCGTGCTCGAATCGGTGCTGCGCAACTGCGACGGCAAAAAAGTGACGGCCGAGCATGTCGAGCAACTGGCCAACTGGGTGCCGCAGGCAGAGCGCAGCGCGGAAATCCCGTTTGTCGTCTCGCGCGTGGTGCTGCAGGACTTTACCGGCGTGCCGCTGCTGGCCGACCTGGCCGCCATGCGCAGCGTGGCCGCCCGCCTGGGCAAAGATCCAAAGGCCATCGAGCCGCTGGTGCCGGTCGATCTGGTGGTCGATCACTCGATCATGGTCGATTATTTCGGCACCAAGGATTCGATGGACCTGAACATGAAGCTTGAGTTCCAGCGCAACCGCGAGCGCTACGAGTTCATGAAATGGGGCATGCAGGCCTTTGACACCTTCGGCGTCGTGCCGCCGGGCTTTGGCATCGTTCATCAGGTCAACCTTGAATTCCTGGCGCGCGGCGTGCACAAGACCGCTGACGATGTGTATTACCCCGACACGCTGGTCGGCACCGACAGCCACACCACCATGATCAACGGCATCGGCGTCGTCGGCTGGGGCGTGGGCGGCATCGAGGCCGAAGCCGCGATGCTGGGCCAGCCGGTGTATTTCCTGACGCCCGACGTGGTCGGCATGGAGCTGACCGGAAAGTTGCGCGAAGGCGTGACCGCCACCGACCTGGTGCTGCGGGTGACCGAAACGCTGCGGCGCGAAAAGGTCGTGGGCAAGTTTGTCGAATTTTTCGGCGAAGGCACGCGCAGCCTGGCCTTGCCCGACCGCGCCACCATCGGCAACATGGCGCCCGAGTACGGCGCCACCATGGGCTTTTTCCCGGTCGATGAAAAAACCATTGACTACTTCAGGGGCACTGGCCGCACGGACGAGGAAATCGAAGCCTTCGAGGCTTATTTCCGGGCGCAAGGCCTGTTCGGCGTGGCCGCAGCCGGCGAGATTGATTACTCGCACGTCGTCAAGCTCGACCTGGACGATGTCCGGCCCAGCCTGGCCGGCCCCAAGCGGCCGCAGGACCGCATTGAGCTGGGTGATGTCGCCCGCCAGTTCTGCTCGCTGTTCAGCAAGTCGAATGCCGAAAACGGCTTCAACCAGCCAGCCGGCATGCTCAATACCCGGCATCTGCTGCGGCATACCGACGAAGGCCGGCCCGATGCCGTTCCCGCCGCGCCGCCCACTC
This DNA window, taken from Polaromonas hydrogenivorans, encodes the following:
- a CDS encoding REP-associated tyrosine transposase gives rise to the protein MNAGNAEPQLGCLGDSAELGLGVPGVPGVSTPGLKGWYSRGYLPHCDASQILQSITFRLTDALPQDKLRQLTQEIALLPLSSQGVEQRRKIEEWMDAGMGCCALRHPRVAAVMQDTLQKFDGERYRLIAWCIMPNHVHVLIEPTTSLPKIVQSWKSYTGRWALLHNAELGLGVPGHAFWMRDYWDRYIRHERHLQSVIHYIHENPVKAGLCQTAQDWPFSSAKLQA
- the yegQ gene encoding tRNA 5-hydroxyuridine modification protein YegQ, whose product is MTLKTPELLLPAGSLDKMRAAYDFGADAVYAGQPRYSLRARNNEFRLEQIQTGIEEAHARGKKFFVTSNLLPHNDKVRTYLRDIAPVIAMKPDALIMADPGLIMMVREQWPEVAIHLSVQANTMNWAAVKFWQKVGVARIILSRELSLDEIEKIRQECPDIELEVFVHGALCMAYSGRCLLSGYFNRRDSNQGTCTNACRWNYTPEAGTDQTDSGEVLPLKLEGDFDFAEAQQEAEQSFSSCGSGARHPLADGVYLLEEKERPGQLMPIMEDEHGTYIMNSKDLRAVEHVARLVKIGVDSLKIEGRTKSGYYVSRTAQVYRRAIDDAVAGRPFNPALITELEGLANRGYTSGFLERRPAQDYQNYETGSSEMRRSQFAGEVKAMQDGWAEVETKNRFQVGDWLEVIHPDGNRSVQVTAMKNLDGEEISVASGSPLRVRIPLEAPADGALLARLFA